In Rubrivirga marina, the following are encoded in one genomic region:
- a CDS encoding GDSL-type esterase/lipase family protein, whose amino-acid sequence MQTSPPPEPVALPRSKALVFGAIAIALPLFALLLVEGALRLAGAAEARRAPFQPAPDHPEAVVLSPDFGAQFFRGFRPGVAFDPLLVGKPAGGLRVVALGGSTTASFPYTFPYGFPARLEDRLAAMLPGQPVEVANLGMTATNSYTLWALAEPVAELRPDAVVIYSGQNEFYGAYGTGGTQGWTGTSIPLKRFLIRAGQWSTVAGLSGLLGRGEDDAGESRTMMARVVREAAIDRDSETYRAGIAQYEANLRDALQTFTEAGIPVFLSTLTSNLADQPPLGDEPEATEAYERGRRLLAAGDTAAARAAFLDAKEADGLRFRAPEALNDVVRRLADAFPNVTLVDAQARFRDAGGGLEDATLFADHLHPNARGYALLADAFADALRQTLPALGEAEDPGPAPSAIDPVEEGVARLQLTVLTSGYPFRKDRTPEQAADAARAEAQRMRAAGGADALAARVALDDLPIMNALDLAGQQARAEGDTLAALRLYGGLLHWQPFNESLMAQAVSYALANPAYDDETAILGRYATTHARDAFSYNALAAVALRRGDLDGADALLDAAERVAPDSPEMLFNRARLLVLRGDTARARVYFGRYQAAAGQ is encoded by the coding sequence GTGCAAACGTCCCCGCCCCCCGAGCCCGTCGCCCTGCCCCGGTCGAAGGCGCTCGTGTTCGGCGCGATCGCCATCGCGCTCCCCCTTTTCGCCCTGTTGTTGGTCGAGGGCGCACTGCGGCTGGCGGGCGCCGCCGAGGCACGGCGGGCGCCGTTCCAGCCGGCGCCGGATCACCCCGAGGCCGTCGTCCTCTCGCCCGACTTCGGCGCCCAGTTTTTCCGAGGCTTCCGCCCCGGCGTCGCGTTCGACCCGCTCCTAGTCGGCAAACCGGCGGGCGGTCTCCGCGTCGTCGCCCTCGGCGGCTCGACCACGGCCAGCTTCCCGTATACGTTTCCGTATGGCTTCCCGGCCCGCCTCGAGGACCGGCTCGCGGCGATGCTGCCCGGCCAGCCCGTCGAGGTCGCCAACCTCGGGATGACGGCGACCAACAGCTACACGCTGTGGGCCCTCGCCGAGCCCGTCGCCGAGCTCCGCCCTGACGCCGTCGTCATCTACTCCGGGCAGAACGAGTTCTACGGCGCCTACGGCACGGGCGGGACGCAGGGGTGGACCGGCACGTCGATCCCGCTCAAGCGCTTCTTGATCCGCGCCGGCCAGTGGTCGACGGTGGCGGGCCTCAGCGGGCTTCTCGGGCGCGGCGAAGACGATGCCGGCGAGTCGCGAACCATGATGGCCCGCGTCGTCCGAGAGGCGGCCATCGACCGGGACAGCGAGACCTACCGGGCCGGGATCGCGCAGTACGAGGCCAACCTCCGCGACGCGCTCCAGACGTTCACCGAGGCCGGCATTCCCGTGTTCCTCTCGACGCTCACCTCGAACCTCGCCGACCAGCCCCCCCTCGGCGACGAGCCGGAGGCCACGGAGGCTTACGAGCGCGGGCGCCGGCTGCTCGCGGCCGGTGACACGGCCGCGGCCCGCGCAGCCTTCCTCGACGCCAAAGAGGCCGACGGCCTCCGCTTCCGCGCGCCCGAGGCGCTCAACGATGTCGTCCGCCGCCTCGCCGACGCGTTCCCGAACGTCACGCTCGTCGACGCGCAAGCGCGCTTCCGCGACGCGGGCGGCGGCCTCGAGGACGCGACGCTTTTCGCCGACCACCTCCACCCGAACGCCCGCGGCTACGCCCTCCTCGCCGACGCCTTCGCCGACGCGCTCCGCCAGACGCTCCCCGCGCTTGGCGAGGCGGAGGACCCCGGCCCCGCGCCGAGCGCGATCGACCCCGTCGAGGAGGGCGTTGCCCGACTCCAGCTCACGGTGCTGACGAGCGGCTACCCGTTCCGCAAGGACCGGACGCCGGAGCAGGCGGCCGACGCGGCCCGGGCCGAGGCGCAGCGAATGCGGGCCGCGGGCGGCGCCGACGCCCTCGCGGCCCGCGTCGCGCTCGACGACCTCCCGATCATGAACGCGCTCGACCTCGCGGGGCAGCAGGCGCGCGCCGAGGGCGACACGCTCGCGGCCCTCCGGCTCTATGGCGGCCTCCTCCACTGGCAGCCGTTCAACGAGTCGCTGATGGCGCAGGCCGTCAGCTACGCGCTGGCGAACCCCGCGTACGACGACGAGACGGCGATCCTCGGCCGCTACGCCACGACGCACGCCCGCGACGCCTTCAGCTACAACGCGCTCGCGGCCGTTGCCCTGCGGCGAGGCGACCTGGATGGGGCCGACGCACTGCTCGACGCCGCCGAGCGGGTCGCGCCGGACTCCCCTGAAATGCTGTTCAACCGGGCGCGGCTGCTCGTCCTAAGGGGAGACACGGCGCGGGCCCGCGTCTACTTCGGCCGGTACCAGGCGGCGGCGGGTCAGTAG
- a CDS encoding LacI family DNA-binding transcriptional regulator — protein sequence MVPTIRDVAQRAGVSISTVSRVLNNSAAVDEAKRQRVQEAAKALGYSPNPAALSLLGQSTGGIGVLLPYIAGDFFSEFLHGIDRLTSDNGYFLVVSSSHRNVKEFRAVIQGLNRRVDGLIVMSTEVPAQTVCGWLPPNLPIVFVNTEVDRDDIEAVNFDNRGGAYRLTEHLLEQGHRRIGFVKGPDASCDADDRLEGFRAALRDHGVEPNPALEVAGDFTLEAGQSAVPAFLALDPRPTAIFAANDLSAYGVVSALRDAGLDVPGDVAVAGFDDIQLSRFSSPTLTTVHAPVREMGQSAIERLLAQIKGAGGRDREAVTLDTEVVVRESTAS from the coding sequence ATGGTCCCCACGATCCGCGACGTCGCGCAGCGCGCGGGGGTGTCGATCTCGACCGTCTCCCGGGTCCTCAACAACTCCGCCGCGGTCGACGAGGCCAAGCGGCAGCGTGTCCAAGAGGCGGCCAAGGCCCTCGGCTACAGCCCCAACCCCGCCGCGCTCAGCCTGCTCGGCCAGAGCACGGGGGGGATCGGTGTGCTCCTGCCCTACATCGCGGGCGACTTCTTCTCGGAGTTCCTCCACGGCATCGACCGGCTGACGAGTGACAACGGGTACTTCCTCGTCGTGTCGTCGTCGCACCGCAACGTCAAGGAGTTCCGGGCCGTCATCCAGGGCCTCAACCGCCGCGTCGACGGGCTCATCGTGATGTCGACGGAGGTCCCGGCGCAGACGGTCTGCGGCTGGCTCCCCCCAAACCTGCCGATCGTGTTCGTCAACACGGAGGTCGACCGTGACGACATCGAGGCGGTCAACTTCGATAACCGCGGCGGGGCGTACCGGCTCACCGAGCACCTGCTGGAGCAGGGGCACCGCCGCATCGGGTTCGTCAAGGGGCCCGACGCCTCCTGCGACGCGGACGACCGGTTGGAGGGGTTTCGCGCCGCGCTCCGCGATCACGGGGTCGAACCGAACCCCGCACTCGAGGTCGCCGGCGACTTCACGCTCGAGGCTGGCCAGTCGGCCGTCCCAGCCTTCCTGGCGCTCGATCCACGCCCGACCGCCATCTTCGCCGCCAACGACCTCTCGGCGTACGGCGTCGTCAGCGCGCTCCGCGACGCCGGCCTCGACGTGCCCGGCGACGTAGCCGTCGCCGGCTTCGACGACATCCAGCTGTCGCGCTTCTCTTCGCCGACGCTGACGACCGTTCACGCCCCGGTCCGCGAGATGGGTCAGAGTGCCATCGAGCGGCTCCTCGCCCAGATCAAGGGGGCCGGCGGGCGCGACCGCGAGGCGGTCACGCTGGACACCGAGGTCGTCGTCCGCGAATCGACCGCGTCCTAG
- a CDS encoding glycoside hydrolase family 3 N-terminal domain-containing protein — protein sequence MKTFSGSRLAARFGLALVILWTVPTALAQSRAEVDARVEEILAGMTVEQKVGEMTQLTLQAVSATAATDETTQHALDLDKLREAVVERHVGSLLNVWDVAFTPEYWAEVITQIQDLAAERETGVPVLYGIDAVHGHHYMQGATVFPHNLALAATFEPDLARAAGRATAVEMRASGIPWNFSPVFDLGRQPLWSRFFETFGEDVHLVTEMGVATVEGLQGDDVGAPGHVAASGKHFYGYSTPTSGKDRTPAWIPDHVQREYYLEPFRAAIERADLRTLMVNSGSINGVPVHGDAAILTDLLRQEMGFEGVVVTDWADIDKLVNHHRVAADQREATRMAVMAGIDLAMVPYDYAFTDHLIALVEDGEVPESRLDESVRRILRLKLDLGLFDDPYPAQDLVEEIGSPAHRAASRRAAEEAITLLENDGTLPIARGARVLVTGPAADDAVIQHGSWTYSWQGTVRGMYPDTARTVLTSIRDLAGDDNVTFVPGATLTEAGDLGAAAEAARAADVAVVVLGEWPTTEQPGDIETLDMPAAQIALAEAVIETGTPTVVVLLENRPLIVRAIAERAAAVVMGYQTGPYAGDAIAGVLFGEVNPSGRLPFTYPRFANSLATYDHTQSEETGPHGFNPQWPFGHGLSYTTFETSNLRLGRETATAADAVEVSVDVANTGDREGDEVVMVFVRDLVASIEPAVRRLRAFEKVTLAPGEQRTVSFSIPVQDLAFVDRTGEWVVEAGTFEVQVGDETASFEVTSSASGTR from the coding sequence ATGAAAACCTTTTCAGGCTCCCGGCTCGCCGCCCGATTCGGGCTCGCCCTCGTGATCCTCTGGACCGTCCCGACCGCCCTCGCCCAGTCCCGCGCCGAGGTCGACGCGCGTGTCGAGGAGATCCTCGCCGGCATGACGGTGGAGCAGAAGGTGGGGGAGATGACGCAGCTCACGCTCCAGGCCGTCTCCGCCACCGCCGCCACCGACGAGACGACGCAGCACGCGCTCGACCTCGACAAGCTCCGCGAGGCCGTGGTCGAGCGGCACGTCGGGTCGCTCCTCAACGTGTGGGACGTGGCGTTCACGCCGGAGTATTGGGCCGAGGTCATTACCCAGATCCAGGACCTCGCCGCCGAGCGTGAGACCGGTGTCCCGGTTCTCTACGGGATCGACGCCGTCCACGGTCACCACTACATGCAGGGGGCGACGGTCTTCCCGCACAACCTCGCGCTGGCGGCCACCTTCGAGCCCGACCTCGCCCGCGCCGCCGGCCGGGCGACGGCCGTCGAGATGCGGGCGAGCGGCATCCCGTGGAACTTCTCCCCGGTGTTCGACCTCGGGCGGCAACCGCTGTGGAGCCGCTTTTTCGAGACGTTCGGCGAGGACGTCCACCTCGTGACCGAGATGGGCGTGGCGACCGTCGAGGGGCTGCAAGGCGACGACGTCGGCGCGCCGGGTCACGTGGCGGCGAGCGGCAAGCATTTCTACGGCTACAGCACGCCCACCTCGGGGAAAGACCGGACCCCCGCCTGGATCCCCGACCACGTCCAGCGGGAGTACTACCTCGAGCCGTTCCGCGCCGCCATCGAGCGGGCCGACCTCCGCACGCTCATGGTCAACTCGGGATCGATCAACGGCGTCCCGGTCCACGGCGACGCAGCGATTCTGACGGACCTGCTCCGGCAGGAGATGGGCTTCGAGGGCGTCGTCGTGACCGACTGGGCCGACATCGACAAGCTGGTGAACCACCACCGCGTTGCGGCCGACCAGCGGGAGGCCACGCGGATGGCGGTGATGGCCGGCATCGACCTCGCGATGGTGCCCTACGACTACGCGTTCACCGATCACCTGATCGCGCTCGTGGAGGACGGCGAGGTCCCGGAGAGCCGCCTCGACGAGTCGGTCCGCCGGATCCTCCGCCTCAAGCTCGACCTTGGACTGTTCGACGACCCGTACCCGGCCCAGGACCTCGTGGAGGAGATCGGGAGTCCGGCGCACCGGGCGGCCAGTCGCCGTGCGGCCGAGGAGGCCATCACGCTCCTCGAGAACGACGGGACGCTCCCGATCGCCCGCGGCGCGCGCGTCCTCGTGACCGGCCCCGCGGCCGACGACGCCGTCATCCAGCACGGCTCGTGGACGTACTCCTGGCAGGGCACGGTCCGCGGGATGTACCCCGACACGGCGCGGACCGTCCTCACCTCGATCCGCGACCTCGCGGGCGACGACAACGTGACGTTCGTCCCGGGCGCCACGCTCACCGAGGCGGGCGACCTCGGCGCCGCCGCGGAGGCGGCCCGCGCGGCGGACGTGGCCGTCGTGGTCCTCGGCGAGTGGCCGACGACGGAGCAGCCCGGCGACATCGAGACGCTCGACATGCCGGCGGCGCAGATCGCCCTGGCCGAGGCCGTCATCGAGACCGGCACGCCGACCGTGGTCGTGCTCCTCGAAAACCGCCCGCTCATCGTCCGCGCCATCGCGGAGCGCGCGGCGGCGGTCGTTATGGGGTACCAGACCGGCCCGTACGCGGGCGACGCCATCGCCGGCGTGCTGTTCGGCGAGGTCAACCCGAGCGGCCGGCTGCCGTTCACCTACCCGCGTTTCGCCAACTCGCTGGCGACCTACGACCACACGCAGAGCGAGGAGACGGGCCCGCACGGGTTCAATCCGCAGTGGCCGTTCGGGCACGGCCTTTCGTACACGACGTTCGAGACGAGCAACCTCCGCCTCGGTCGCGAGACGGCCACGGCTGCCGACGCGGTCGAGGTGTCGGTCGACGTGGCGAACACGGGTGATCGCGAGGGCGACGAGGTCGTGATGGTGTTCGTCCGCGACCTCGTGGCGTCGATCGAGCCGGCGGTGCGGCGCCTCCGGGCGTTCGAAAAGGTCACGCTGGCGCCGGGCGAGCAGCGGACGGTCTCGTTCTCGATCCCGGTGCAGGACCTCGCCTTCGTCGACCGGACCGGCGAGTGGGTCGTCGAGGCCGGCACATTCGAGGTGCAGGTGGGCGACGAAACGGCGAGCTTCGAGGTGACCTCGTCCGCCTCCGGCACCCGCTAG
- a CDS encoding cellulase family glycosylhydrolase has product MRPPLLLLALLASVAVSAQPEGEGYYHTRGTRLVSPDGQPDVLRGIGLGGWLMPEGYMVRVPGHGSPTTIRQQAVEVAGEEGADRYFEAFRANYVREEDIQKIAEWGYDHVRLPFHYKVLWDEEAGAFDEDGFALVDAFLEWCREAGLPVIFDMHAAPGGQSEHNIADAHGTAELWVGPNAAVNQALTIRIWEEIARRYRDDRLVIGYDIINEPVLPEGVTRAELRDFYVRSRDAIRAIDPHHVLFIEGDFFANFFDGLTPAFDDNMVWAFHKYWSPTDPADMTRFVELRDSTGVPLWLGETGENSNDWFHEVATWAVENGIGWNWWTHKKIETVTSPLSAPMQPGYRDLVAYWRGEAPKPDRETAEAALLAQAAALHIDSTAFRPDVLWSLFDPAWATLAVPFKPHTLPGTLDAVDYDLGADGVGYHDTRSKNEQGTPGLANEGGVYRNDGVDIAANERGGPAYRVGWTEAGEWLQYTVRVPAGGTFAASATVTGGAGQLALEVDGESWGEAAVPASGGTWAEVDLGTHTLSAGPHVLRVRIREGGFDVGRLTFDSTD; this is encoded by the coding sequence ATGCGCCCACCGCTCCTCCTCCTGGCCCTGCTCGCCTCGGTCGCCGTATCGGCGCAGCCGGAGGGCGAGGGCTACTACCACACCCGCGGCACGCGCCTCGTCAGCCCCGACGGGCAGCCCGACGTGCTCCGGGGGATCGGCCTCGGCGGCTGGCTCATGCCCGAGGGCTACATGGTCCGCGTCCCGGGCCACGGCTCGCCGACGACGATTCGCCAGCAGGCCGTCGAGGTGGCGGGGGAGGAGGGCGCCGACCGCTACTTCGAGGCCTTTCGCGCCAACTACGTACGGGAGGAGGACATCCAGAAGATCGCCGAGTGGGGCTACGACCACGTCCGCCTGCCCTTCCACTACAAGGTGCTCTGGGACGAGGAGGCCGGGGCCTTCGATGAGGACGGGTTCGCGCTGGTCGATGCGTTCCTCGAATGGTGCCGCGAGGCCGGGCTGCCGGTCATCTTCGACATGCACGCGGCGCCGGGCGGCCAGAGCGAGCACAACATCGCCGACGCCCACGGGACGGCGGAGCTGTGGGTCGGGCCGAACGCCGCAGTGAACCAGGCGCTCACGATCCGGATCTGGGAGGAGATCGCCCGCCGCTACCGCGACGACCGGCTCGTCATCGGCTACGACATCATCAACGAGCCCGTCCTGCCGGAGGGCGTGACGCGGGCCGAGCTGCGCGACTTCTACGTGCGCTCCCGCGACGCCATCCGCGCCATCGACCCGCACCACGTCCTCTTTATCGAGGGGGACTTCTTCGCCAACTTCTTCGACGGGCTCACGCCGGCGTTCGACGACAACATGGTGTGGGCCTTCCACAAGTACTGGAGCCCGACCGACCCGGCCGACATGACGCGGTTCGTCGAGCTCCGCGACTCGACCGGCGTGCCGCTCTGGCTGGGCGAGACGGGCGAGAACTCGAACGACTGGTTCCACGAGGTCGCGACGTGGGCCGTCGAGAACGGGATCGGGTGGAACTGGTGGACCCACAAGAAGATCGAGACGGTCACGAGCCCGCTCTCGGCCCCGATGCAGCCCGGCTACCGCGACCTCGTGGCCTACTGGCGCGGCGAGGCACCGAAGCCCGACCGCGAGACGGCCGAGGCGGCCCTCCTCGCCCAGGCCGCCGCGCTCCACATCGACTCGACGGCGTTCCGCCCCGACGTGCTGTGGTCGCTGTTCGACCCGGCGTGGGCCACGTTGGCGGTCCCCTTCAAGCCCCACACGCTCCCGGGTACGCTCGACGCCGTCGACTACGACCTGGGCGCCGACGGGGTCGGGTACCACGACACGCGCTCGAAGAACGAGCAGGGGACGCCCGGCCTCGCCAACGAGGGCGGCGTCTACCGCAATGACGGCGTCGACATCGCCGCGAACGAGCGTGGGGGCCCGGCCTACCGCGTCGGGTGGACCGAGGCGGGCGAGTGGCTCCAGTACACGGTCCGCGTGCCCGCGGGCGGGACGTTCGCCGCCTCCGCCACGGTGACCGGCGGCGCCGGGCAACTGGCCCTCGAGGTCGACGGTGAGTCGTGGGGCGAGGCCGCCGTGCCCGCCTCGGGCGGGACGTGGGCCGAGGTCGACCTCGGCACGCACACGCTCAGCGCCGGTCCCCACGTCCTCCGCGTCCGGATCCGCGAGGGCGGGTTCGACGTCGGCCGCCTGACGTTCGACTCTACCGATTGA
- a CDS encoding family 16 glycosylhydrolase, with protein sequence MLRLLFLALLLGSASVHAQDWQLVWSDEFDVDGAPDPANWNYDIGGHGWGNAERQFYTDRTDNARVEDGVLVIEAREEEYEGNDYTSARLVTRGTAAWTYGRIEARIKLPFGQGIWPAFWMLPTDSPYGGWPVGGEIDIMEYLGHETSRVHGTLHYGGGSIGHRYTGTSYDLPEGSFDEDFHTFAIEWEPRRIRWYVDGELYQTQISWTSAGGPYPAPFDSPFHLLLNVAVGGQWPGYPDETTTFPQRMEVDYVRVYQDAEAYPEVGLADPSGGGTVEAGATLTLEATAEDNDPIEEVRFLQGDGVLGADIFAPYGLTVEGVVDGCYALSAQATDAVGYTGRSEPVDLVVGEGCPDGTAWPYLMRPAEVPGVVQAEYFDLGGADVAYRDFSSANTGEGIRLGEGVDLRPSKDDGGGHDLTDVSAREWVTYTIDVAEAGRYRVQARMASGVGGTVRLSLDGDDLTEDIALPPTGGDITYRNEVIAEVELPAGRHVFRVDFRSGGLSINNFRFNYLGGVAVEDDAPGGLGLRVAPTPAAGRARIAFELPTSGPVLVRVLDALGREVRRVMAEDLAAGDHATEVDLSGLAPGVYTVTLAAGRDLRSAPLVVVR encoded by the coding sequence ATGCTCCGACTGCTCTTCCTCGCGTTACTCCTCGGGAGCGCTTCCGTTCACGCCCAGGACTGGCAGCTCGTCTGGTCCGACGAGTTCGACGTCGACGGCGCGCCCGACCCGGCCAACTGGAACTACGACATCGGGGGCCACGGCTGGGGCAACGCCGAGCGCCAGTTCTACACCGACCGGACCGACAACGCGCGCGTCGAGGACGGCGTGCTGGTGATCGAGGCGCGAGAGGAGGAGTACGAGGGCAACGACTACACGTCGGCCCGGCTCGTCACGCGGGGCACGGCAGCGTGGACGTACGGCCGGATCGAGGCGCGGATCAAGCTCCCGTTCGGGCAGGGCATCTGGCCGGCGTTCTGGATGCTCCCGACGGACTCGCCCTACGGCGGCTGGCCGGTCGGCGGCGAGATCGACATCATGGAGTACCTCGGCCACGAGACGAGTAGGGTCCACGGCACGCTCCACTACGGCGGCGGCTCGATCGGCCACCGGTACACCGGAACGTCCTATGACCTCCCGGAAGGGAGCTTCGACGAGGACTTCCACACGTTCGCGATCGAGTGGGAGCCGCGGCGGATCCGGTGGTACGTCGACGGCGAGCTCTACCAGACGCAGATCAGCTGGACGTCGGCCGGGGGACCGTACCCGGCGCCGTTCGACAGCCCGTTCCACCTGCTCCTCAACGTCGCCGTCGGCGGCCAGTGGCCCGGCTACCCCGACGAGACGACCACCTTCCCGCAGCGGATGGAGGTCGACTACGTCCGGGTGTATCAGGACGCCGAGGCGTACCCCGAGGTGGGTCTGGCCGACCCCTCAGGCGGTGGGACGGTCGAGGCCGGCGCGACGCTCACGCTGGAGGCGACGGCCGAGGACAACGACCCGATCGAGGAGGTGCGCTTTCTCCAGGGCGACGGGGTCCTCGGCGCCGACATCTTCGCGCCGTACGGTCTGACGGTCGAGGGCGTCGTGGACGGGTGCTACGCGCTCTCGGCGCAGGCGACCGACGCCGTCGGGTACACGGGCCGCAGCGAGCCGGTCGACCTCGTGGTCGGGGAGGGGTGCCCGGACGGCACCGCGTGGCCCTACCTCATGCGGCCGGCCGAGGTCCCCGGCGTGGTCCAGGCCGAGTACTTCGACCTCGGCGGGGCCGACGTGGCCTACCGCGACTTCTCCTCCGCCAACACTGGCGAGGGAATCCGCCTCGGGGAGGGCGTCGACCTCCGGCCGTCGAAGGACGACGGCGGCGGGCACGACCTCACCGACGTCTCCGCCCGCGAGTGGGTGACGTACACGATCGACGTGGCCGAGGCGGGCCGGTACCGGGTCCAGGCTCGGATGGCCTCCGGCGTCGGCGGCACGGTCCGGCTGTCGCTCGACGGCGACGACTTGACCGAGGACATCGCGCTGCCCCCGACCGGCGGCGACATCACGTATCGCAATGAGGTCATCGCGGAGGTCGAGTTGCCCGCGGGCCGCCACGTTTTCCGGGTCGACTTCCGGAGCGGCGGCCTCTCGATCAACAACTTCCGGTTCAACTACCTCGGAGGCGTGGCCGTCGAGGACGACGCGCCGGGCGGCCTGGGACTCCGAGTCGCGCCCACGCCCGCCGCAGGCCGCGCGCGTATCGCCTTCGAGCTTCCGACCTCGGGCCCGGTCTTGGTCCGTGTCCTCGACGCTCTCGGCCGGGAGGTCCGGCGCGTGATGGCCGAGGATCTTGCGGCCGGCGACCACGCTACCGAGGTCGACCTATCGGGGCTCGCGCCCGGCGTCTACACCGTGACGCTGGCCGCGGGCCGAGACCTGCGGTCCGCACCGCTGGTCGTCGTTCGGTGA
- a CDS encoding T9SS type A sorting domain-containing protein, with protein sequence MPTATLRRTALLLLALLVSPVVLAQSIGDEFILFVDGTNVMVPSFDGGQVVNDPLDPTSGNKVARFNSGSWTHSGFAWDRLEGVDATAAVSETYGEGSTLYLRMLSDPANTDVPGISIMLSDATDDSGANDGTADPEFRLLWQIPNELHDGQWHDLAIPLPPTTYAALEEARANGELEDGAENWTYPGAWSTGGFGIGPGFGTDTEDPLWEEFGWDHLYRIGPFWDNNQASGPIYLDDVYIGGPNTDTSQASEPPAAMSNVSFTTDGAVNVVDWPDSEEFGGYNVYASPSPITDVGAEGVVLLKSVGFGEETELRHRYEVPHPSMGAEPLYYAVTSRSAFGVENPDVATSSGEIVNPDLPQKAYILELTGDQADALFDAVASGVPSDEAFGDSHPVFYLDSSHRSPGDGSSAATLPDDSDSSGEFKIGYSSLNEMFIYGEITDDQVTWAPQAETGANTWNYDSAEIVFGHYDVRNTVGGGIFEGSPHQDMMRGDEPDYGMRLTAFGDGAGGIDRTSTWVGWSIDFDIPGSTAVEETDTGWRFLTLLPLDQIQNTDEGDVFLPVPATDEIQYLPFIISINDADGGTRESQIVWSIKPNVTGQWWNTPAMWETVAMAGLDASSVAVEDPAGRDGFSLAQSVPNPTAGTADIAFTLGAATSVRLEVFNTLGQRVATLADGPVAAGPQSLTFDTSGLAAGVYVYRLSAGDYVTTRRMTVVR encoded by the coding sequence ATGCCCACTGCTACTCTCCGGCGAACGGCCCTGCTGCTGCTAGCGCTCCTCGTGAGCCCCGTGGTCCTCGCCCAATCGATCGGCGACGAGTTCATCCTCTTCGTCGACGGTACCAACGTGATGGTCCCGTCGTTCGACGGCGGCCAAGTTGTCAACGACCCGCTCGACCCGACCTCCGGCAACAAGGTCGCCCGGTTCAACAGCGGGTCTTGGACCCACTCCGGCTTCGCGTGGGATCGGCTGGAGGGCGTCGACGCCACGGCCGCCGTCTCGGAGACCTACGGGGAAGGCTCGACGCTGTACCTCCGGATGCTCTCGGACCCGGCCAACACCGACGTCCCGGGCATCTCGATCATGCTCTCCGACGCCACCGACGACAGCGGGGCCAACGACGGGACGGCCGACCCCGAGTTCCGTCTGCTCTGGCAGATCCCGAACGAGCTCCATGACGGCCAGTGGCACGACCTCGCCATCCCGCTCCCGCCGACGACGTACGCGGCCCTCGAAGAGGCCCGCGCCAACGGCGAGCTCGAGGACGGCGCGGAGAACTGGACGTACCCGGGCGCGTGGAGCACCGGCGGATTCGGCATCGGCCCTGGCTTCGGGACCGACACCGAGGACCCGCTCTGGGAGGAGTTCGGCTGGGACCACCTGTATCGGATCGGCCCGTTCTGGGATAACAACCAGGCCTCCGGACCGATCTACCTCGACGACGTCTACATCGGCGGCCCGAACACCGACACGTCGCAGGCCTCGGAGCCCCCGGCGGCCATGAGCAACGTCTCGTTCACGACCGACGGGGCCGTCAACGTGGTCGATTGGCCTGACTCGGAGGAGTTCGGCGGCTACAACGTGTACGCGAGCCCGAGCCCGATCACGGACGTCGGCGCCGAGGGCGTCGTCCTGCTGAAGTCCGTCGGGTTCGGGGAGGAGACCGAGCTCCGGCACCGCTACGAGGTCCCGCACCCGTCGATGGGCGCGGAGCCGCTGTACTACGCGGTCACGAGCCGGAGCGCGTTCGGCGTCGAGAACCCCGACGTGGCAACCAGTTCGGGCGAGATCGTCAACCCGGACCTCCCGCAGAAGGCGTACATCCTCGAGCTCACGGGCGACCAGGCCGACGCCCTCTTCGACGCCGTCGCCTCGGGCGTCCCGTCGGACGAGGCGTTCGGCGACAGCCACCCCGTCTTCTACCTCGACTCGAGCCACCGCTCGCCGGGCGACGGCAGCTCGGCGGCGACGCTCCCGGACGACTCCGACAGCTCTGGCGAGTTCAAGATCGGCTACTCGAGCCTGAACGAGATGTTCATCTATGGCGAGATCACCGACGACCAGGTGACGTGGGCGCCCCAGGCCGAGACTGGGGCCAACACCTGGAATTACGACTCGGCGGAGATCGTCTTCGGCCACTACGACGTCCGCAACACGGTCGGCGGGGGCATCTTCGAAGGCTCGCCGCACCAGGACATGATGCGCGGCGACGAGCCGGACTACGGCATGCGCCTGACGGCCTTCGGGGACGGCGCTGGCGGCATCGACCGGACGAGCACCTGGGTCGGCTGGAGCATCGACTTCGACATCCCCGGCTCGACGGCCGTCGAAGAGACCGACACCGGCTGGCGCTTCCTCACGCTCCTCCCGCTGGACCAAATCCAGAACACGGACGAGGGCGACGTCTTCCTGCCGGTCCCGGCCACCGACGAGATCCAGTACCTCCCGTTCATCATCTCGATCAACGACGCCGACGGCGGCACCCGCGAGTCGCAGATCGTGTGGTCGATCAAGCCGAACGTGACGGGGCAGTGGTGGAACACGCCGGCGATGTGGGAGACGGTCGCCATGGCCGGCCTCGACGCCAGCTCCGTGGCGGTCGAGGACCCGGCCGGCCGCGACGGCTTCTCGCTCGCGCAGAGCGTCCCGAACCCGACGGCCGGCACGGCCGACATCGCGTTCACGCTGGGCGCCGCCACGTCGGTCCGGCTCGAGGTGTTCAACACCCTCGGCCAGCGCGTCGCGACGCTCGCCGACGGCCCGGTCGCCGCCGGTCCGCAGTCGCTCACGTTCGACACGAGCGGCCTCGCCGCGGGCGTCTACGTCTACCGGCTCTCCGCCGGCGACTACGTGACGACCCGCCGGATGACGGTCGTCCGGTAA